The Andrena cerasifolii isolate SP2316 chromosome 14, iyAndCera1_principal, whole genome shotgun sequence genome contains a region encoding:
- the Pig-z gene encoding phosphatidylinositol glycan anchor biosynthesis class Z, protein MHSKNEYRRSIDEYRPAVPVKRKIGLYWFLACLRIILTLIPQTGYIHPDEYFQSIEVVSGDHFDIDVNKPWEYNSTFPIRTVLIPQITVGVPYTILKRLSQYILFYFGTSLKSPYFLVLFPRLLMCGLSFVSDYCLYKICYMYGQNYKIRLIAYASSYIMLVYGTRTFSNTIELILTALLLYYASYCMAYSEKVVVQSDYLSDKYNTAKNGVERVKYYKLKASLPPHSLNHCFKIATVTIIGIFNRPTFIAFAFAPIFFWLQRGLGSKTVGFGDFHIRILTLIVCGIPTAVFFILVDSFYFGYLTMAEIGNLDITMNNFVVTPLNFLKYNVNTKNLQNHGLHPHYVHFLVNVPLLYNVLGIIGLVTFGKMLHSGIKAQWLDLPRIQSVVGLMTASFIMPIALLSVFPHQEPRFIIPTLLPLVFLYAPNMSQTSGVDTVSRIAENNVHPNACSARNKPSKMQIIWFILNITLTLFYGYAHQGGVLPLTSHIATELKAKPDLTHVHLFTSHTYSIPTALLHLRNTRKTYISSGNHKYKLTKDFHLYEHGSKPIKDVCNIIALKLRECEHKYVNKSIPYRLYYALPATGMGEFMSIQNNTKLFSYHIVNRFHPHLTVEKLPFIKITNKFLRLTNINDFSVRSFFDIVDNVVDAFQQFELSLIRIEYLVPNKRKTVHAL, encoded by the exons ATGCACTCCAAAAATGAGTACCGCAGGTCAATAGACGAATACAGACCTGCCGTACcagtaaaaagaaaaataggcctTTACTGGTTCCTGGCTTGCTTAAGAATCATTTTGACACTAATCCCACAAACGGGATACATTCATCCCGATGAATACTTTCAATCCATCGAAGTTGTATCAG GAGATCATTTTGATATCGACGTTAACAAACCATGGGAATACAATTCTACGTTCCCTATTAGAACCGTTTTGATACCACAAATCACTGTCGGCGTACCATATACAATTTTAAAGAGACTTTCACAGTACATCCTTTTTTACTTTGGCACATCGTTAAAGTCTCCATACTTTCTTGTATTATTTCCGCGTCTGTTAATGTGTGGCCTATCCTTTGTATCGGACTATTGCCTGTACAAGATATGTTACATGTACGGACAGAATTACAAAATAAGATTGATCGCTTACGCCAGCTCGTACATTATGCTCGTTTATGGAACGCGCACGTTTTCGAACACCATCGAATTGATACTAACagctttattattatattatgcatCGTATTGTATGGCGTATTCGGAAAAG GTAGTTGTCCAAAGTGACTACCTTTCGGATAAATATAATACAGCAAAAAATGGAGTAGAGCGAGTAAAATATTACAAGCTCAAAGCTTCGTTGCCTCCGCATTCTTTGAATCACTGTTTCAAAATTGCCACTGTTACTATAATCGGTATATTTAATAGACCGACATTTATCGCCTTTGCTTTCGCCCCCATCTTTTTTTGGCTGCAAAGAGGTTTAGGTTCAAAGACTGTAGGTTTCGGAGACTTTCACATTCGAATACTAACTTTGATCGTATGCGGAATACCTACGGCTGTATTTTTCATTCTAGTCGACAGCTTTTATTTCGGTTATTTAACAATGGCGGAGATAGGCAATCTTGACATTACCATGAATAATTTTGTGGTGACGCCACTCAATTTTCTTAAATACAACGTAAACACTAAGAACCTACAGAATCACGGTTTGCATCCTCATTATGTACATTTCTTAGTGAATGTACCTCTTTTGTATAACGTTCTTGGAATCATTGGCCTCGTTACATTTGGGAAAATGTTGCATAG CGGTATAAAAGCGCAATGGTTGGATTTGCCACGTATACAAAGCGTCGTTGGTCTAATGACAGCATCTTTTATTATGCCTATCGCGCTGCTATCAGTATTTCCTCATCAAGAGCCTCGATTTATAATACCAACATTACTACCTTTAGTTTTCTTATACGCGCCGAATATGAGTCAGACATCAGGGGTCGATACTGTTTCACGAATTGCTGAAAATAACGTTCACCCTAATGCCTGTTCCGCAAGAAATAAGCCCAGTAAGATGCAGATCATTTGGTTTATATTGAATATCACGTTGACTCTCTTTTATGGGTATGCTCATCAAGGCGGAGTTCTACCTCTGACATCTCACATAGCGACTGAGCTAAAAGCGAAACCCGATCTTACGCATGTACATTTATTCACATCCCACACTTATTCCATACCAACGGCACTTTTGCATTTAAGAAACACCAGGAAAACGTACATAAGCAGTGGAAATCACAAATATAAGTTAACTAAAGATTTCCACCTTTACGAACATGGTTCGAAACCTATAAAGGATGTATGTAACATCATTGCCTTGAAACTTCGCGAATGTGAACATAAGTATGTTAATAAAAGTATACCGTATAGATTGTATTATGCCCTTCCTGCTACGGGCATGGGAGAGTTCATGTCCATTCAAAATAATACAAAGCTATTTAGTTACCATATTGTAAATAGATTTCATCCGCATCTTACGGTTGAGAAATTACCATTCATAAAGATTACTAATAAGTTCCTGCGTTTAACAAATATAAACGATTTCTCGGTAAGATCGTTCTTCGATATCGTGGATAATGTAGTCGATGCTTTTCAGCAGTTCGAATTGTCGTTAATACGAATAGAGTACTTAGTGCCTAATAAACGTAAAACTGTACACGCATTGTGA